GTGCTCTTCGCTGCGCGCTTCGCGACGCGGCTGCGCTTGCGCCGTGCCGCGTTCTTGTGGATCGCGCCGCGCTTCGCCGCACGGTCGAGCATGCTCGCGGCTTCGGCCACGGCCTCCTGGACCGCCTCGCCGCCCTTCTCGATCGCGGAGCGCGCGGTCTTCACCGCGCTGCGCGCGGCCGAGCGCGCCACGGTCTTGATGGTGGTGCGACGCTGCGTCTGACGGATGCGCTTGAGAGCGGAGCGCTTCTTCTTCGCCATAGGGCCGGAACGATACACGACATCCGTCGCAGGACCGTATGGCCGCCCGGCTCGCTCATACT
This portion of the Candidatus Limnocylindria bacterium genome encodes:
- the rpsT gene encoding 30S ribosomal protein S20 encodes the protein MAKKKRSALKRIRQTQRRTTIKTVARSAARSAVKTARSAIEKGGEAVQEAVAEAASMLDRAAKRGAIHKNAARRKRSRVAKRAAKSTKKT